The Paenibacillus mucilaginosus 3016 genome includes the window CCTGAGGGGGCCAGCCGCCGGGAGGATCTTCCTCCGCACTGGTACTACGAGGGCAATTACAGCCGCACCTCCGGCTACAGGGCCGCTTCCGAGCTCTACCCCCATCTCGGGGAGCTGGATGCCGTCTTCGCTTCCAACGACCGGATGGCGATCGGTCTGCTTCAGGGGCTGCGGGAGCTGGGTGTGCAGCCGGGCCAGGAGCCGCCGATTATCGGCTACGACGATTCCGTCGAAGCCCGGGTGACGGACCCTCCGCTGACCTCGGTCGCGGTGCCGTTCTTCGACATGGGCAAGCTGGCCGCCCAGACGCTGCTCCGCCGTGTGACCGGCAGCGCTGAAGAGACGGCTTCCGCGCCTCAGCGCCACAAGCTGGATACGAAGCTGGTGATCCGCCTGTCGAGCCGGGTGAACCGGGGGTAAGTAGTTTTATGCATTTTTTTTATATCTGAGATCCAAAGGAGCTGCTGATCGTGACGAAAGAGTTCGGCATTGGAATGATCGGATACAAATTCATGGGCAAAGCGCACAGCCATGCCTACCGGGATCTCCCGATGTTCTTCCCGCAGGTCGCAAGACCGGTGATGCGGGCCATCTGCGGGCGTGATGCGGAGGGCGTTGCCCAGGCTGCCCGCCAGTTCGGCTGGGAGAGCTTCGAGACCGACTGGAGAAAGCTGCTGGAGCGCGACGATATCGATCTGATCGATATCAATGCCCCGAGCGACGCGCACAAGGACATTGCGCTGGCTGCGGCTGCGGCGGGCAAGCACGTCTTCTGCGAGAAGCCGCTGGCGCTGACGCTGGCCGACTCGCGGGAGATGCTGCAGGCCGTCGAGGCCGCCGGCGTCAAACACATGGTTGGCTTCAACTACCGCTTCGCTCCGGCCGTCCAGCTGGCGAAGAAGCTGGTCGAGGACGGCCGGCTCGGGCAGATCTACCACTTCCGCGCCTGGTTCCTGCAGGACTGGATCGTCGATCCGGAGTTTCCGCTCGTATGGCGGCTGCAGAAAGAAATCGCCGGTTCCGGCTCGCACGGGGACCTGGGCGCGCACCTGATTGACCTGGCGCACTTCCTGGTGGGCGACATGCAGGAGGTCATCGGCATGAGTGAGACGTTCATTAAGGAACGTCCGGTACCGAGCTCCATGACCGGCCTCAGCGCCAAGGGCAGCAAGGATGCGCCGAAGGGACCGGTCACCGTGGACGATGCGACACTGTTCCTGACCCGCTTCGCGAACGGGGCGCTGGGCAGCTTCGAGGCTACGCGCTTCGCACCGGGGCACCGCTGCACGAACTCCTTTGAGATTAACGGAAGCAAGGGCTCCGTCAAATTCGACTTCGAGCGGATGAACGAGCTGCAGGTCTACTTCACGGACGATGCCGAGGATGTGCAGGGCTTCCGCCGCGTGCTGGCCACCGACCCGGCCCACGCCTACGCTGAGGCCTGGTGGCCGCCGGGCCACACGATCGGGTATGAGCATACGTTCATCCATGAGACGGTGGAGCTTATGCAGGCGCTTGCGGAAGACCGCCAGCCCGTCCCGAACTTCCACGACGGCGTGAAGTGCCAGCAGGTGCTCGAGGCCGTGGACCTCTCGATCGAACAGCGGCGCTGGGTGCGCATAGAAGAGCTGTAACCGCTTTATCTGAAAGTCCAAACCAGGGGAAGAGGAGAGATCCTTGTGAGTAAAGCATTGATCGTATGGGGCGGCTGGCTCGGCCACCAGCCCGAGGAAGTCGCAGGCGTATTCCGCCGTGTGCTGGAGCAGGAAGGCTATGAGGTGGAGGTATCCGATACCCTCGAGGCTTTCGCGGATGCGGAGAAGCTCAAGGGGCTGGATCTCATCATCCCATGCTGGACGATGGGAGAAATCTCCCAGGAGCTTGTGAAGAACGTCTCGGCTGCGGTTCAAAGCGGCGTAGGGCTGGCGGGCTGCCACGGCGGTATGTGCGATTCCTTCCGGACGAACGTGGACTGGCAGTTCATGACCGGGGGACAGTGGGTGGCGCATCCGGGCAATGACGGCGTGGAATACACGGTGAACATCAAGAACAGCTCCTCTACGCTGCTCGAAGACATGGAGGATTTCTCCGTCAAAACGGAGCAGTACTATCTGCACGTTGATCCGGCGGTAGAGGTGCTGGCGACCACCCGGTTCCCGGTCGTTCCGGGGCCGCATTCGCCGAACGGCGCAGTGGACATGCCGGTCGTATGGACGAAGCGCTGGGGCGCAGGGCGCGTATTCTACAATGCCCTTGGCCATCAGGCCGACATTGTGGAGCTGCCGCAGGTAACCGAGATCATGCGCCGCGGATTCCTGTGGGCGGCCGAAGGCAGGCGGAAAGCGGCGGCGGGACGGCAGGGCGAATCGGTGTATACGGGCATGGCTGACAGCCAGCTGTAATTGTGGACGATGGGGGAGAAAAGCATGGAGAAGAAGCTGAAAGTCGGCATCGTGGGCTGCGGGAAAATCAGCGGCATTTATTTTGAGAACTGCCGCACGTATCCGGTTCTGGAAGTGGCCGCGTGTGCGGATTTGAACGTAAGCCGGGCTCAGGCCAGCGCGGAGCAGTACGGGGTGCCCAAAGCCTACTCGGTATCGGAGCTGCTGGCCGATCCGGAGATCGATATCGTGATCAACCTGACGATCCCTGCGGCGCATGCCGAGGTGTGTCTGGCGGCCCTGGAGGCCGGCAAGCACGTCTATGTGGAGAAGCCGCTCGCCGTCACGCGCGAGGAAGGGAAGGCCATCCTGGCGAAAGCTCAGGAGAAGGGCCGGCTGGTCGGCAGCGCGCCGGACACGTTCCTCGGCGGAGGCATCCAGACCTGCATCAAGCTGATCGATGACGGCTGGATCGGGACGCCGGTCGCCGCTTCGGCCTTCATGATCGGCCGCGGGCACGAGCACTGGCATCCGGATCCGGAATTTTATTACGCCAAGGGAGGCGGCCCGATGTTCGATATGGGGCCGTATTACCTGACGGCACTCGTAGCCATGCTGGGGCCCATCCGGCGTGTGACAGGCTCCGCCAAGATCTCGTATCCGGAGCGCACGATCCTCAGCCAGCCGAAGTTCGGCCAGGTGATTCCCGTGGAGACTCCGACCCATGTGGCCGGT containing:
- a CDS encoding Gfo/Idh/MocA family protein is translated as MTKEFGIGMIGYKFMGKAHSHAYRDLPMFFPQVARPVMRAICGRDAEGVAQAARQFGWESFETDWRKLLERDDIDLIDINAPSDAHKDIALAAAAAGKHVFCEKPLALTLADSREMLQAVEAAGVKHMVGFNYRFAPAVQLAKKLVEDGRLGQIYHFRAWFLQDWIVDPEFPLVWRLQKEIAGSGSHGDLGAHLIDLAHFLVGDMQEVIGMSETFIKERPVPSSMTGLSAKGSKDAPKGPVTVDDATLFLTRFANGALGSFEATRFAPGHRCTNSFEINGSKGSVKFDFERMNELQVYFTDDAEDVQGFRRVLATDPAHAYAEAWWPPGHTIGYEHTFIHETVELMQALAEDRQPVPNFHDGVKCQQVLEAVDLSIEQRRWVRIEEL
- a CDS encoding ThuA domain-containing protein, which produces MSKALIVWGGWLGHQPEEVAGVFRRVLEQEGYEVEVSDTLEAFADAEKLKGLDLIIPCWTMGEISQELVKNVSAAVQSGVGLAGCHGGMCDSFRTNVDWQFMTGGQWVAHPGNDGVEYTVNIKNSSSTLLEDMEDFSVKTEQYYLHVDPAVEVLATTRFPVVPGPHSPNGAVDMPVVWTKRWGAGRVFYNALGHQADIVELPQVTEIMRRGFLWAAEGRRKAAAGRQGESVYTGMADSQL
- a CDS encoding Gfo/Idh/MocA family protein — protein: MEKKLKVGIVGCGKISGIYFENCRTYPVLEVAACADLNVSRAQASAEQYGVPKAYSVSELLADPEIDIVINLTIPAAHAEVCLAALEAGKHVYVEKPLAVTREEGKAILAKAQEKGRLVGSAPDTFLGGGIQTCIKLIDDGWIGTPVAASAFMIGRGHEHWHPDPEFYYAKGGGPMFDMGPYYLTALVAMLGPIRRVTGSAKISYPERTILSQPKFGQVIPVETPTHVAGVIDFHGGAIGTIITSFDAFGGADVPRIEIYGSQGTLSVPDPNTFGGPVRLRRYDSKEWAEIPLTHGYTENSRGLGVLDLAYAVKNGRANRAGGELAYHVLEAMHGFHDASEEGRHYVMESSCERPAPMPLDLVKGVLD